From Paenibacillus polymyxa, the proteins below share one genomic window:
- a CDS encoding ABC transporter ATP-binding protein gives MNILEAHKIHKSYGNKLNMQEVLKGIDIVIEEGEFVSIMGASGSGKTTLLNVLSSIDKVSHGSIKINDIEMTKMKEKQLAEFRKQHLGFIFQEYNLLDTLTVKENILLPLSITKTPKKEANRRFQAVATELGIYELKDKYPNEISGGQKQRTSAARAFIHEPTIIFADEPTGALDSKSASDLLNKLGQLNQKRKATIIMVTHDPVAASHCSRVIFMKDGQMYTQLHKGVQERQSFFQDIMKTQAVLGGVQYEH, from the coding sequence GTGAATATTTTAGAAGCCCATAAGATTCACAAAAGCTATGGTAATAAGCTAAATATGCAGGAGGTTTTGAAGGGAATAGATATCGTTATTGAGGAAGGTGAATTTGTCAGTATTATGGGAGCCTCCGGTTCAGGTAAAACCACTCTGCTAAATGTCCTTTCCTCCATTGATAAAGTAAGCCACGGTTCCATTAAGATCAATGATATCGAAATGACGAAAATGAAAGAAAAGCAACTGGCTGAATTCCGCAAACAGCATTTAGGCTTTATTTTTCAAGAGTATAATCTGCTGGATACGCTCACCGTGAAGGAGAATATCCTTTTGCCCCTATCTATCACCAAAACGCCTAAAAAAGAGGCCAACCGAAGATTTCAGGCGGTGGCTACAGAGCTGGGGATTTATGAGCTCAAGGACAAGTATCCCAATGAAATTTCGGGTGGACAGAAACAGCGTACATCTGCGGCTAGAGCGTTTATTCATGAGCCTACGATTATTTTTGCCGATGAACCTACGGGGGCGCTTGATTCGAAGTCGGCTTCTGATCTATTAAACAAGCTGGGTCAGCTGAACCAAAAGCGCAAAGCAACTATTATTATGGTCACGCATGATCCTGTTGCAGCCAGCCATTGCAGCCGAGTCATTTTTATGAAGGATGGGCAAATGTATACGCAGCTTCATAAAGGCGTGCAGGAAAGGCAGAGCTTCTTCCAGGATATCATGAAAACCCAAGCGGTCTTAGGCGGGGTCCAATATGAACATTAA